In Desulfosediminicola ganghwensis, a single window of DNA contains:
- the mshL gene encoding pilus (MSHA type) biogenesis protein MshL — MMSIKNIFLAGSLVLLLTSLNACKHSPDGADATPAPAPAAEQSAIVEEPLAQPRVLAQAPEGPLTLPVRYQTPSYMLDMEGKDTLEEEEITSIKVGASIRSTRGPQPLWDILKRLAALKGMNVSWASDVDQKVLVDVDISANDDFYDSIDNLLRQVDYFHEVQGNTVVVKYKETRRYHIAMPFTNQRYSTGTGGNVLGGDSSGTDIDGTISLKSSDNEFDIWKNVQDNMDAIINTWNTRAFTQATAPPAATDNSNTTDQETDSDGQLATRQISSGGSMYIIDKPIGVVTVSAPRPLLERLDAYFVTLKKELYKQITIEAKIVEVQLNDSSSIGINWSSVLKDFPVSGMVNFGDPVTGQIYPSAGSDFISSITLKSAEFGVFLNALKEQGNTQILSNPKISVMNGQPALITVGRNVTYIDRVEADRDIENGITTYSAETERILSGIGMALTATILDDDEIIMNLVPVTSELEEPITYQPIGPDGAEVGLPIVNVREMSTTVRVKNGDMLVIGGLISNVDDTQDAFAPVVGDIPVIKYLFGYKEKIKTKRELIILLRPVII; from the coding sequence ATGATGTCCATAAAAAACATTTTTCTAGCCGGCAGCCTGGTACTTCTTCTTACCAGCCTCAATGCTTGCAAGCACTCTCCCGATGGGGCAGATGCAACCCCTGCACCCGCACCGGCTGCAGAACAGTCTGCAATCGTTGAAGAACCACTGGCCCAACCCCGGGTATTGGCACAAGCACCCGAGGGGCCACTTACTCTACCAGTCCGTTATCAGACTCCAAGCTATATGCTCGATATGGAAGGTAAGGATACGCTGGAAGAAGAGGAGATCACCTCGATCAAGGTGGGTGCCTCAATTCGATCCACCCGGGGCCCCCAGCCTCTCTGGGATATCCTCAAACGCCTCGCCGCACTCAAGGGAATGAATGTATCCTGGGCCAGTGATGTTGACCAGAAGGTACTGGTCGACGTCGATATCAGTGCCAACGACGATTTCTACGACTCTATCGACAACCTGCTTCGCCAGGTCGACTACTTCCATGAGGTACAGGGAAATACAGTTGTCGTAAAGTATAAAGAAACCCGCCGCTATCATATTGCCATGCCTTTTACCAACCAGAGATACTCCACCGGTACTGGCGGTAATGTTTTAGGCGGCGATTCAAGCGGAACAGATATAGATGGAACGATATCATTAAAAAGCTCTGATAATGAATTTGATATCTGGAAGAATGTTCAGGACAACATGGATGCAATCATTAACACCTGGAACACACGAGCTTTTACCCAGGCTACTGCCCCCCCTGCTGCTACCGATAATTCTAATACAACAGATCAGGAAACCGATAGTGATGGTCAATTAGCGACCCGTCAAATTTCCAGCGGTGGCTCGATGTACATCATCGACAAGCCCATAGGCGTTGTAACCGTTTCTGCTCCACGCCCCTTACTCGAACGACTCGACGCTTATTTTGTTACTCTTAAAAAAGAACTTTATAAGCAGATCACTATTGAGGCAAAGATAGTCGAAGTTCAATTAAACGATTCATCATCAATTGGCATTAATTGGAGCAGCGTTCTTAAAGACTTCCCTGTTTCAGGTATGGTTAACTTCGGCGATCCCGTTACAGGGCAAATCTATCCTTCTGCAGGCAGCGATTTCATATCAAGCATCACCTTAAAATCAGCTGAATTTGGCGTTTTCCTTAACGCCCTAAAAGAACAAGGTAATACCCAAATACTGTCTAACCCGAAAATCAGTGTAATGAACGGGCAACCAGCCTTGATCACCGTTGGCCGTAACGTTACCTACATTGACAGAGTAGAGGCCGACAGAGATATAGAAAATGGTATCACTACATACTCTGCTGAAACAGAACGAATACTATCTGGAATTGGAATGGCACTGACCGCTACCATTCTTGATGATGATGAAATTATCATGAACCTTGTTCCTGTAACCTCTGAACTTGAAGAACCTATTACATATCAGCCCATTGGACCTGATGGTGCCGAAGTCGGCTTACCAATTGTCAATGTCCGGGAGATGAGCACAACAGTACGTGTTAAAAATGGTGACATGCTGGTAATTGGAGGATTGATTAGTAACGTTGATGATACTCAAGACGCATTTGCTCCGGTAGTTGGAGATATACCAGTTATTAAGTACTTATTCGGCTATAAGGAGAAAATTAAAACTAAGCGAGAGCTTATAATTCTTTTGCGCCCAGTAATCATCTAA